One genomic window of Bradyrhizobium sp. CCGE-LA001 includes the following:
- a CDS encoding DUF2842 domain-containing protein: MTIRTRKFLGAILLLVLATVWSLLGMAAAQMPWIAESGWRQAIYYVVVGLGWVLPAMPIVSWMQRADRVKSGS, encoded by the coding sequence ATGACGATCCGCACCCGCAAGTTCCTTGGCGCCATCCTGCTCCTGGTGCTGGCAACGGTCTGGTCCCTGCTCGGCATGGCGGCGGCGCAGATGCCGTGGATCGCCGAGTCCGGCTGGCGGCAGGCGATCTATTACGTGGTGGTGGGCCTGGGCTGGGTGCTGCCGGCGATGCCGATCGTGAGCTGGATGCAGCGAGCGGACCGCGTCAAGTCTGGCTCGTAG